One Glycine soja cultivar W05 chromosome 7, ASM419377v2, whole genome shotgun sequence genomic window, GCGTAACTAAATGGTATTGACTCTAAGGTCCACATATACATCTAAAGCGCTATAAGGATGAATGTAGAGAGGAAGAGGAAGGGAAGGAAATTAGTAGGAAAAGAAGATGGCGCAGAAGACGAAGGTGGTGGTGGAGCAGTGGTGGCGGATGGTGGAAGGGCGGTGGAAGAGGCTGAGACAGTTATGGCTAACCTCTGCCCGTCGTTGCAGTGATTATCAACGCCACAAATGTAGTAATGTTGACCACCTCTGTTCAGGGTAACGTTGGTTGGGCCCGTGTTGTAGGTTGTACCTATAGGATTCGCTGAACTTAGAAGGTGCTCTTAAGATGTTCTCAGTGACATGTGtacttggtttttgttttcttccaattttGGGCACACCTTGTGTTAAGATTGGAATGCttactaataattattattttttgtacaaGTCTACGAATGATTTCACTTGGGCCAATAAGAAAACTTCAAAAGCACATGTACTTAAGAATTGTGGGTCCTACTGATTGTTATGGGTTTGGACTCCGAAACGGGACCTAGCTTAATTTATCTTGAGGCTTAATGGACACGTGAAACACGTTATATTTAGAAGCAATAATTCTATAAAATCATGTTAAGAGATAAGAAAGACAATAATAAGAAATGATGATAGGTTATTTAAATTCACTATAATcttggagagagaaaaaaaaaacaatatcaatactTGATCATCAACTAGACATCGAGTGGATACTAAAGTCTATGCTAAATTGCCGAGTGTTAATGAAGATGAAcattaaaaaagattaattggCCAGACATCGAGACGTGGCATCTGTACTTTGGAATTTCCACAATTTGAATTGCATGTGAGTTCTGAAAATTGTTACATCCAAAGAATAATTGAAATCACTTGTACATTCATTCTTATGACCGCTTATAATgctacaagaagaagaaaagccgCACAGCTTGTAGAAACCATTGCATATAAAGATCCAATACCCTGAAATGAACAAATGCTACAGCATCAGCATTGACGTGCTAGAAATTAATCATGTTAATCATTAATAACACTCTTCTTAACACATGTTATGCTATTGCTAAACTACAAAATCACGAGAGACGcaataaaaaaaggtaaaactCACAAAACTTTGTTATCTGTAATAAATTTAAGTCAGTCAATAGTAAACTGGGTGTTAGATTAGCACTTTTCATATTAATAATGCAAAATATACGAGTATGTATCCATACCTTGAAGGAAAGAAAAGACGAGGTTGTTGCTGAGGAAGGTACAAGGCCAGTAAAGCCTATATCATATGAAATGCTTCCATCTGGCTTGAACAATCCAAAGTTTCTCTCAGATGTAGGGCCTGGCTTCAAATTCTCATTAAATAAAGCAAAGATATAAGCCCTGACAACCATCTTGGGCCTATAAGGGGTACCCTTTTTCTTGAGCAGTAACTTACGCAGGTTTTTATTGTAAGTCCTTGCATTTTTTACTGTTGCCCCAGCTTCATTGTCATCCCCTTTAGAGGCCCAACCAGTCTCGGAAACAATGACCTCCATCTTGTCAAACCCAAGTTTCTCCAAGGCTGCATAAGCTGCATCAACTTGGGCCAAAAACATGTTATCATAGTGTAGCTTAGTCTTGGCATCATAAATCCCAGGGTTTTTCTTGAAGAGAGCATAGTTTATGTCAATGTGTTGGGGGTCATTCTTATAGGCCAAGAAAGGGTATGCATTTATATAGAAAGGAGTGCCAATTTGTGAGAAGAATTGCAATAGAGGCTTCATGAAAGGGAGTATGTCCTCCCTAAAAGTGCATGCAGATGGAGGGTATGAGTTTGCAAACACAGCCTCTGAATGTGGAGTTGACACCTGAATTTGATGTGCCAAGTTAAGCCTTTGAAGGGCAGCATACACATTTTTAGCTGCAGGCACCAAAACTTCCCAAAGCTCCATATCTCCTCCTCCCAATATCTCATTCCCAATGGAAATGCCACGGATTTTGGTTCCTGGAAGATATGGTTCAACATTTTGTTTGATCCAATTCATGGCACGATCCTCACCCACACTTATCTCCTTCAGAAGCTCATTTGGTACACAAACACTAATTGCAATTCCTGACCCTTTGAAGGCACTCAGGACTTGACGATCAGCATCATATATTCTCACGTTCCTTATCTTTGCAGCTTTCAGAAGGGTAACCACACTCTCAGGAGAAGGTAGATTGTCTGCTACCCTACCGTAGTTTACTCCATATGTTCCCGTAAATACTTTATCCCCAAAAACTGCACCACACAAGAATATATGTCCAAGCTTTGGTTAAAATTCCATCTCATACATAAAAATGACATCAACTCTTCTACTTACACCAAGCAAAAGGAAGGACCTCTACAAAACTAAAtgccaaacaaaacaaaaattgtgcATGGTACCAAAGAAAGAGTTCATAATCTATGCATATTGGCGGTATAAAATCTAACAACAAATTTGTGGTAcatcataaatttatttgattttcataataattactttaaaaatcgtCTTTTTCTATGATTTATGATTAGTTCATAGTTACATTAACAAcgcatagaaattaaactattaTACAAATGTCATTATTGCAAACAATTTAAGTAATGATCCACTAGCAAACACCAACTTTCAatttttagaaggaaaaaaactaATGGTAAAAGATGAGTTTAGTAAGAGCAACACACACCATGAGAAAATGTTATGGAGAAGAATAGAAGGCAAAGAAAGAAGGAAGTTGAGGAATAGAACATGGTCCGTATAGTGTGAGGATATTAAAGAATGAAAGAGCATTCCAGTCGTAGAAAATGATGTGTGGGTTCCCTGTAATATGTAATTCGATAACGGTAACGTCATGGGCGAAGAAATCATATGAGCAATCGTCAAGGTGATGCAAAACTTTTCGTCCAGGCATGCCATAAACTAAAGATTCCTAACTTTTTGCGAAAAGATGATgagtaaaatatttgaattagatTCTTAGccttaaacaaaagatgatTGAAATATAAAACAAGGATGTTTTCAGCGGCTTAGAATAGATTCTTCCTTTAACTCGTCCTTAAAGTATACCATTTTTGCAAATTTCATCAAATGGGTGTGTCTGCAGCGTAGCTAGCATGGGCATCAAGCTAGATACGAAGGATGTGTAAATTGGTCATCAATACCTTTCGTGGCCATTCACAACATTAATTAGAATGTTTGGTCCGAGACATATCACATGCGAAACTATacaaatatataacaaattatgCAATTACTGTATggcgcaaaaaaaaaaacaagtaaaatgattttggatataagattatataaaaaaataaaattattaataataacagTCTTGAAACAAACTTACTTAATTTCTATCTTAAAATTTTAGTGGACGTCTAACAAGTAGTGTTCAGTGATTGATTTAGTTTAGGGTTATTCGAAAAAGATCTAAACTAGGTACATCTCATCCGGATCGggttattaatttgatttgggtttttaaaaaactattttttgtgtCAACCAAAATATACTAATCCCTCCAAGATCAAATtggtttcttaaaaataaaaagataaaatgtaattttctaaaaatgtaatcttgattcttaattttttttatgtaaatatatttttatcatacatACTAAGATAGTTTTGCAAAACACACACAACTATAATTGGAACATGGCTCTGTccctataaaatatatttgaacatTGTAGATGAACTTTAATTTTAAGAGCTGGTCCCTCCTAAATCATGGCTTATACGTACAACAAAAATAGACAGTGATTGAAATGAAATCAGTAAAATTGAAGTAAAACCAGGAGAATTGAATTGCAATAGCAATGGCCAAGAACTTCGCACTTTATTTAAGTCTGAGAAGCAGAGGAAAGAAATCAAGAATTTCTGGTCTCTTTTATATTTCTCCTCCATCCTCCATTTTCACCTTACTAAACAGACTGTAAGAttttaaagaatataatttttatctttgtgAACAAGGTGGAATTTATGATTATTAAGGCGAAGATAGGCAAGATCCTTTTTTAAAGTATAGGACAAAATACGAAATTAATGATCAGTATCCTCAAATAATGCCTTAGTCGCTACCGTTGATACACTGAAATTAAACAAGTTGCTGCTAAACTATAGCGACACTATTTCCCATACAATGACAAGAACTTTGAAAAAGACGAACTCTCAAAACACAAATACCACCTTATCACTGAGTCTGACAGGTGAAAAAGACAAGAACCCATAAATACATACATAGCTGACAAAAGAGCCATATGTTTGACCTTTCAAGGCCCTAGTACATTTGGAGCCATAGGTTTATGTAATTCACTATCATCATCTGTTGGAACATATGTAACTACGaatgctgttgttgttgtccaTGGCTCCATGCAGATGCTCTAGTCCTTTTCCTTCCTGCTCCCTTTCGTGTTAAAAGATTTTAGAAACTGCTTTAAATTAAGAGTAGAATAATACTATATTAAAGGTATATAACATAGTGTTGCTCTTTACCCCTTAGCCTCTGAATACAAAACTTAACATTCTCAAAAGAGACATTGGTGGAAACCTTACAACTTAATAGTACAAGAGGCACCAAATTaaagatgttttctcttatTATGCTCCAAGCTGCTATTCACAATAGCTGACAAAAGACTATTTTACTAACATTTGTCTTGCAGGTTACACACCTTGTCACCTTCACTTAAGAAACAGTGGTAAGGCTTCTATGGCTACAGTTGAATGAAGGTGATGGTTAGTTCCATGAAAGAGATCGGTTGGATATGTATGGCTGTGATCCGATTTATTTTTGCAGTCTTTATCTTCGTCGTCTTCTTCGACATCCCAAAGGAAATTAGCATATGAAGCTAGGACATAGCTaccaacaattaaaatttatacgtTAGTTTAATTTATCAACAACTCAACAAGAGAGGTCAAAACGTTTTTGCATTTGGGAAAcagaaaaagaatataaagcAGCAAAGGGGAACCAACTTCATTTAAGTCTGTAGACTCTACTTCATGCTCTTTTATCAGAGAAAAAAGATTAACACATGCTTCAATTTCTGTaaacaattagaaaaataaatagaatgaaCAAAAACCATAATGAACGTAGAATTGCTGATCATATATTTTACCTATCATCTGGGGCACTTTTAATGGCCTGATCAAAATATCCTTCAGCTTGATCAGCATCCTTCTCTGTTTGCCATATTAACTCCGCATAGAGGGACAGAATATGACCATCATCAGGATTAGCCAAAATCGCCCTTTCGAGATACTCTTTTGCTTTAGGATAATCTTCACAAACCTATTTGCAtatacaatacaataaacaaccatagatagatagatagatagatagatagatgaaACATACAGTTTTCCTTGCATTTCTATATATCAACAAGGTACGCAATCTAACCAGCCTGATAATCTTTTAATGGTGAATGATCTGACCTATAGGGTAgataatttaatatcattttctgCTTTTCACAATctataaagaaataaaacatgaCCAAGAAACAaattattacctctttcaaaaacttAGCATAATTTCCTAGCAAAAGAGCATCACTGGGGTTTGCTTCAATCATGTTCTGGTAATAAGCATCCGTCCTATCTCTACCGTGATCATTTCCTTCATCGAAACCCCACCTTCTTCCATGTCCACCATCTGAGCCTCTTCCACTACCATTACAACCACCACAAATCCAACCACCATCACTCCCCATTCCAGCACCCATCACTGAAGTCTGTAACCAACTATCTTTCTTCCCCGCACCACACTCTTCATGATCCAGGACTCCCTTGTCTAAATCCAAGCTTGAAAACAGTTCTAGAATTGAAGGTTTTGCTTTCATGAAAGTTTTTTGTTGTGGATCTTTCCCTTCATATCTTTCATTGATCTTTATACTCTGTTGATTATTAGGAACATTACTAAGTGGCACACGATTTTTTCTCCTGGGACTTGATGAGTTTTTAAGGTCTATATCCACCAAGCTTTGGCTTAGACTTAAAGCTGATGCTGTTTTAGGAAGGTGAAGAATGTGTTCTGGTTCGGAGGGGAACTCCTTGGAATAGATTAACAATGAAGTTAGAATTGGTGCGGAGGAGCTTCTAAGTAACATTTTCCACAACtcatagaaacaataaaaaataaaaataaaaatcaaagagtTGGGGTAATATGAGAGCTAGCAATGCAGACAGTGGGATGAGGACATATATAGAATGCTGAGGAAGAAATGGTGCAAGTTGAAACCAACCAGCTAAGAAGTGAAAAGTACTCAactaaaaaaggaaagagaaacagTTGAAAACAAGGTGCTTCAGACTTTTAGAGTGAGAGAAGTGAACCCTCTGAGAATGAGAGATGGAATAGAATGCAAGAAACAAGCAAGTCTTTATATAACAATGAACACTGGACATTATTGCTTAGATGAATCTGATGACGATTCCCAAGTTAGCAACCAGGGAAATGCAAGTGGGAGACAACAACCTATGCAGTACGGACACGTTTTGACTGTAGATTGAATGACACGAATTGGGGGGACCCAAGTCgccatttttgttttgctgTAAGTTGCAAATTTGAACGGACACCAATTACTTTTGCATCGCCATCTCGCCTTAGCCTTTCCCAACTGAGACCAACCATGTATGAACACCTGCTTCTGGATACCATGGGCATATTTTGTTGCCATTTGTGGACAGGGGACGTGAGATTCTTGcttataattagtaaaatacttATTTCTTACTATTACTAATACTGTCCTACTACTGCATTACTTAATATGTCAGTGAATTGctgctattatttttttttatccgcaaattaaatattaattattagaatattagataatatatatataaattaaagttcGAAAACATGTGAAAACTAGTTCCTTTTGCTTTTATGTTATTACTCCACTTGATTTCGATACAAGCATCAGTTGGTAGAGTCAGAATTTGGAAGTCCTTAGAGTACTTGAATTTAGTAATcggtcagtttttttttttttctttccaccaACTTAGCATATTCAAGACAAGAAACAGAAGAAAACATAGAaccattttattatatttgcgTCAAAAATGTTGCAACGTTGGGTATGCATGAGAAGCATATACTATAGTACAGAAATATGGGATATATAAAACTGACGACCTCCAAGGTGGTCAAGTGTGTTAAGTGGTCTACCGTGAACCAATTTTTTCATTCGGGTTATCATAAGTAATTACcagttattttaatttggaaaTTACAGTTTAAACCTTGAGATTTTCTCCTCTCAACGTCACAAATGGTGCTAGGGTTAGCACCTGAAAATCTTTGTATGTAACGAGAGGGGGCTTCGATGGTACTGATCGAGGACACAATGCAAATTGGGAGTCAATGGTAAAAACAACTCTCTGGCAGATGGAGGTTTGGTGGTTTTGGTGATGCGATTAggggaaaaagagaagaagccATTGCAGCGGCACACAGCGGAGATCGACGACAACAAAGGAAACAGAGGGCGAGAGAAAGTagaggaaggaaagaaaagagagaaaaaggacGCCCACAACGGCATGACGATGAGATAGCTTAGACATGTCTATAAAACTACTACGTTAAGTAGAGAAACATCCAATAACAGACATCGAGGGTTACATCTGCTGTGAGATTATTacctgaagctctgagaaacaACTCCACAAGAACCTATACAACGAAAACGACAACTACATGCCAACCCAGAAAGAAAATCTTGAGGCTTTTTACGAAAatgaagattaattttttaagtaatgaCTCGTCTTTGAGTCTATTGGGTGACAACATATTTCGTCTCCATCTTCCGTCTGGTGTTACTGCTACGTTcaggaaagaaaaacaacaaaagatgTCGTATTCGTTCATTGCTCCTGAGAAGTaaacaattaaatgaaagaCTGCGAACCACATACTGACATAATCAATACGCATCATCCAGAGTGTATGCGAAAATATCATCTCATTGAAACACATAATACTGACTTCTAAACCatccataaataaataatgttcaCTCTAGAAAAAGGCACTTCTTTTTCCACAGACTATACCAGCTGTGACTCTGGCAAAACAagtcaacataaaaaaatatctcaagTTTCCAGAGTGATTAGCACGTGGAATATTCTAAAGCAGAAATTTTACTGAGAATAATACTTATACGACACAgtttcatactttttttttctgttgctGTAATTCTGTCGTCCCCCTAAGCTATATATtcaatatatacatattaaatGCTTATTATATTATCTTCTAAATCTTGATCCCTTGTTTGGTCTATTCCTCCCATCCCAGGCAGAAGCCCAAAAGAATAGAGATATCCAGAAAAGAACAGCAAAGAAGATCTGTATTCTATCTTGAATTTTGGCTAAAGATGTAGCAACATCTgctcctgaaaaaaaaaattgtcaatacCAAAAGCTGCACCTTGCTAAAGAAGCATAAACACCAAATCAAAACATAAATGATAGAAATTGAgcatatgataaatttaatattaaaaaacatgGCATCATTATACCAAAGTATAACATTGAGCACATGTGCAAGAGCTACCAAAACAAGCTTTTATAATACAAAGCACATTGTATGTGTGTCCTGAGTCTGACTACAAAATGCTGTGGAATAAACTAACCATATCCAACATAATTCAATGCTACACCAGACAACAGATcatttcaaacaattttttgcATCATAGAGTGACTTCATCTTACCTAATTtaggttcatttttttttagtgcAAAGGAGGGCATAAAGCCCCAACACTACAAATAGATAGTACGGGGTGTAGGAAGCCCCATTACATttttaagaagaaagaaaacaaaaccgCTAGGCAGTCTATCTAAGAAATGAACCAACACATGTTGGTTATGGGGCAGAGATGCTAGGAAATTCCACCACCATATTCGCCTCCCTATACACATGAGAAACTCTAACCTAGTTTAGTTTCTTACATCTGAAGATTTATATGGTTAACTATGCACttccaaaattcaaaatattttttggaacGAACTTGATTATCCCTTTATGAGCCACTTATTCACAAAAAGAACAGACACTAATATTATATCAaaggaagaatggaaaaattagTTAGAATTGATGATAACAAGATAATACATTAGTAACACAATAATAAAGACAAAAGTTTATCATCAAATACCAAGCACAGTGGTTGTAGCAGCATCACAAAAACAGCATGACTACAAAtgatcaaaaattaaaataaatttaaattgtagtcataaaaatgattttaaaatagaaataaaacttggtgatgaagatgatataattttctgacgaagcttgaggttattcgaaaatgacttgaaatttgaagttcagtagctgataataataataataataataataataataataataataataataataataataataataataataataataataataataataataataataaaataaagttacaaTTCTCCGTGTTAATATAGACATATAGCAAATAAAATTACAAGTCTCCAGATAATGCACACTTACACAACCTGATGGCAAACTATTGTTTTTAAGCCTATAGAGCATAAGCTTGACTCGGTTAAATAATAATCCAGTCTAACTTCCAAGTTTGAGCTTGTTTATTCAACTAGAAAGAGCTCGATTGATCAATTAACGTGTTGAATTTAAACAATACACGAATAGTTAAGTTCATTTGTATCCATAGCAGTGACAATTATCACGTGACTGAACATCATCCATCTgccatcaaaacaaaaatccaatTTATTTCATGGACCTATACTAAACTAATCTTTAAACTTCATGTTAGTAATTCTTATCCCTTTCTTCATTTCGAACCAAAAAAGACGCCAATTACTACACTAACTACTCAAACACGGAATACAAGGGGAAAAGAATTTACGTGAGAGAACAACAGTAATGCActtcatataataaataaataaataaactaagcGAAAACATGAAAAGAACCCAACTTATGgaattaaacatttaaaagtTCGAAGGATGAAAGAACCTTCAAGGTGCCTGCTGGAATCGTTTTCGGAAGGTGGGAGCGGAGAACCGGGGGAAGCGGCGAGGAACCGGGGAAGACGGCGGAGCACAGCGGAGGAAGACGAGAGTAGTTGGAATTGACGGTGGAGAGCGAAGGAGAAAGCGTGAGAACGAGAGAGAGTGCGTAAGAGAATGAACTTCGAAGAATTTGCGGTGGTGACTGAgacaagagccatttctagacATTTCATTTTCTAGTTTAACCAAAATGAATGAATGATGCATATTATGTTGTTATAAGTATTGTCTAGTATGGTGGCTTCTTGGGCTAACTTCCTAGCCCAATGGATCAAATATTGGGCTCAATTCACATAACCAACTAGGCTTGGGTGGTCCTACCTATATGTATAGACGGATGATTTAATGGGATTTGAATCATGAGCttcccaaattttttaaaattccaaattaCTCTTtcatgttatattattttagaataagCATTTTATAACACTTAAAAGtagtttctaaaataaatttttcctaataataaaaaataattttacctttcaaaatacatatttcataacagtaaaaaatagtttataaaataagtatttcataacagtaaaaaaataattttcaaaataagtgtttttaacagtaaaaaaaaattacggaataaatattacataataataataaaaaatttaaaataaatgttttataacaaaaaaataattttacctttTAAAATAGGCGTttcataacaataaaaaaataacttttcaaataaaCGTtccctaataatataaaatagctatcaaaatatcatttcataataataaaaaataacttccatAATACATGTTTCAATGCAACTAATTTGATAAGAAATAAAGTTTATCATCAATGCAACTGCATCACATGTTACGTTTGGTTAAAAAAGTGTTGATATATGATTCAATTTCATCCATGCATGGAtcagacttcaaagttcaaatttattttgattgttCAAGTTGTTGGAAGCCTCGAGATGACGTCTTGTTGTATGGAAATATTTTTGCCTTTGTCTTTTCGTGTTGAATGCATTGAAATATAGTCCTATTCACTAAGGCACATTAATGGTGTTTCAAGCTAATACGTACTCCCGAATAGTTACTAGAGGTGTTGATTCACTCTGTGCTGTATAAAACTGTTTACACATCAGTGTACTTAGGCAAAAGTTAGTATgttatcaatatatattatttcacaGATTgagaaaagttattttaaaaaagaatctgTTAGTTTaacttttggagaaaaaaattattattatcgagggaaaaattatatattaacaggataaaaaattttacacaatTATTAAATCACAATctgtaaatttattaatttttaatataattatcttaaattaagtaaaacaataatatataattaaatgagtatataaaaaagttatataaacattaaattcttattatttGAGGGGCAGGTACAGGGTGGTTCAGTGATCAGTGCGCGAATCAGGGAATCCGAGTAGTAATAGACTAATAGTACTTTCAATTTCCATGTGCTATCAGTTATGTCATGTGTAACCAGGGCTACAAAGCTAAGGTACAACGTGGGCAATAATAAAACAAAGCACATTAACAGGCctgattcaaaattcaatagtGCTtcctttaatttaatcaaatctgAATACATctatatataagataatatttttatttgatgtatTTTTAACAAGTGACATTaggaaaattataagaaaaaaaattgcttatGTGCAATAAAACTAACTCTATTGCAGAACTTCCATTTGACGTGTTTTCTATGAAATCCGGCCCCCACTCTTTCTCTGTACTTGTATTATGGTCGTCAACTGTATGAACAACAGATTTGACCTTGTCCTAGTTTGTATTCTTTTCATGTGCTCAACCGTGTTCCTGTGTTTGTacatactactactactactttgTAATTACAAATATGACATACAAGTTAATAAACTCCTTTCGTGTTATTCAAGGTATATATATGACCACAATCACCAATTAACTactctttaatttataattataattataattattattccaTACACCTATAAAAGAGtgacattaaattaattaattttataagcaGAGATTACTTACTAGTCAAGGTTTCATCCTTACCATTTTCGTTCATTTAACGGAAAAAGTTAAATTTCAGCATTAAATCAAAggctaaatattaaatattttattttaatttataaatttttataattcaaaaaaattaataacttttgaGTCATTATAGATGTAAAATagagtttataaaattaactaaataaaataaaagattatgaatttaatcctatcaagattttttatttttcattttatttaaattctaaattaaataaaaagatttgaaaCATAGAAATAGCAGTCGCAATACTCGTAATTAATGGAGTACTATATGATAATTGGATGGAGATGAAAACAAGTTCACTAATTTTTAACATCTAAGTGACAAATACCCAAACGGAGGCGAACTAAAGTTGGGTTCTctgctctttttttctttttatacatATACAGAAATTAATGGTAACTAAGGAATTGATAGGTTGATGAATTAATCACGGTTGAAACAGCTTATCACCACATTTGCATTTCCATGAAAGGAGGTAATATGTATCATCGTCCCCACGAGAAGACACTTTGAAACCCTTCCTCTTTTGGTGATTTGGAACGACCAGAGTAGCCATGCATGGCCTACAACTCTGCACTTATTCACACAAGCAGGTGGCTTTGACCCTATCACCATTTTTCTTTGCTCCAAACCCTCCCTTGTCTCCACCATCACTGATCCACCTACACAAcacaacca contains:
- the LOC114419042 gene encoding glucan endo-1,3-beta-glucosidase 14-like; its protein translation is MFYSSTSFFLCLLFFSITFSHVFGDKVFTGTYGVNYGRVADNLPSPESVVTLLKAAKIRNVRIYDADRQVLSAFKGSGIAISVCVPNELLKEISVGEDRAMNWIKQNVEPYLPGTKIRGISIGNEILGGGDMELWEVLVPAAKNVYAALQRLNLAHQIQVSTPHSEAVFANSYPPSACTFREDILPFMKPLLQFFSQIGTPFYINAYPFLAYKNDPQHIDINYALFKKNPGIYDAKTKLHYDNMFLAQVDAAYAALEKLGFDKMEVIVSETGWASKGDDNEAGATVKNARTYNKNLRKLLLKKKGTPYRPKMVVRAYIFALFNENLKPGPTSERNFGLFKPDGSISYDIGFTGLVPSSATTSSFLSFKGIGSLYAMVSTSCAAFLLLVAL
- the LOC114418103 gene encoding uncharacterized protein LOC114418103 isoform X2, translating into MLLRSSSAPILTSLLIYSKEFPSEPEHILHLPKTASALSLSQSLVDIDLKNSSSPRRKNRVPLSNVPNNQQSIKINERYEGKDPQQKTFMKAKPSILELFSSLDLDKGVLDHEECGAGKKDSWLQTSVMGAGMGSDGGWICGGCNGSGRGSDGGHGRRWGFDEGNDHGRDRTDAYYQNMIEANPSDALLLGNYAKFLKEVCEDYPKAKEYLERAILANPDDGHILSLYAELIWQTEKDADQAEGYFDQAIKSAPDDREQEGKGLEHLHGAMDNNNSIRSYICSNR
- the LOC114418103 gene encoding uncharacterized protein LOC114418103 isoform X1; this translates as MLLRSSSAPILTSLLIYSKEFPSEPEHILHLPKTASALSLSQSLVDIDLKNSSSPRRKNRVPLSNVPNNQQSIKINERYEGKDPQQKTFMKAKPSILELFSSLDLDKGVLDHEECGAGKKDSWLQTSVMGAGMGSDGGWICGGCNGSGRGSDGGHGRRWGFDEGNDHGRDRTDAYYQNMIEANPSDALLLGNYAKFLKEVCEDYPKAKEYLERAILANPDDGHILSLYAELIWQTEKDADQAEGYFDQAIKSAPDDSYVLASYANFLWDVEEDDEDKDCKNKSDHSHTYPTDLFHGTNHHLHSTVAIEALPLFLK
- the LOC114418104 gene encoding uncharacterized protein LOC114418104 isoform X2, producing MKCLEMALVSVTTANSSKFILLRTLSRSHAFSFALHRQFQLLSSSSAVLRRLPRFLAASPGSPLPPSENDSSRHLEDVATSLAKIQDRIQIFFAVLFWISLFFWASAWDGRNRPNKGSRFRR
- the LOC114418104 gene encoding uncharacterized protein LOC114418104 isoform X1, which produces MKCLEMALVSVTTANSSKFILLRTLSRSHAFSFALHRQFQLLSSSSAVLRRLPRFLAASPGSPLPPSENDSSRHLEGADVATSLAKIQDRIQIFFAVLFWISLFFWASAWDGRNRPNKGSRFRR